The following proteins are encoded in a genomic region of Nicotiana sylvestris chromosome 4, ASM39365v2, whole genome shotgun sequence:
- the LOC104235806 gene encoding uncharacterized protein, which yields MKQNKQCVLLNTYNEDEIQVANILLDLPNLFTQKQFPSQFSYSFTWGTKKRRSNRGATDFSSSLQGSSNEIETTKIKAEVTSPATPLSFSPSESDDKSKHSSRKISKRKTREELMDMIKQLSQCRESLKGEVENVRNYYNSQKAYNLKLKAMKEQVTRMLNIQGPGVNLGQICNKPEMELNHQQPFILDQIAFGGSETFHRFQYSLGQIQQAQPIFSSNNGLGCVNHVGLGPIGIPDLNVTVDEPTPFDLERMNVERKAQFAAARRRRINKRIEIKNASGFIRPQRRR from the exons atgaaacaaaacaaaCAGTGTGTTTTGCTCAATACATATAACGAAGATGAAATACAAGTAGCCAATATTCTACTCGATCTTCCCAATCTTTTCACACAAAAACAATTTCCTTCTCAATTTTCTTATTCATTTACTTGGGGTACAAAAAAGAGGAGATCTAATAGAGGCGCCACCGATTTTTCATCTTCTCTACAGGGAAGTTCAAACGAAATTGAAACCACCAAAATTAAGGCTGAAGTTACTAGCCCTGCTACTCCTCTTTCTTTTTCCCCTAGTGAATCTGATGATAAATCCAAACATTCTTCTCGCAAAATCTCCAAACGAAAG ACAAGGGAGGAGTTAATGGACATGATAAAACAATTATCTCAATGCAGAGAATCGCTTAAAGGG GAAGTGGAGAATGTTCGGAATTACTATAACAGCCAAAAAGCTTATAATCTGAAGTTGAAAGCAATGAAAGAACAG GTAACAAGAATGTTGAATATCCAAGGGCCAGGTGTTAATTTAGGTCAAATTTGCAACAAACCTGAAATGGAGCTCAATCATCAACAGCCGTTCATTTTGGATCAGATTGCTTTTGGAGGATCAGAAACTTTCCATAGATTTCAGTACTCATTGGGCCAAATCCAGCAGGCCCAGCCTATATTCTCATCTAATAATGGATTGGGCTGTGTGAATCATGTGGGCCTAGGCCCAATAGGTATTCCGGATCTAAATGTTACTGTGGACGAACCCACACCTTTTGATCTTGAGAGAATGAATGTTGAAAGAAAGGCCCAATTTGCTgcagctaggaggaggaggataAATAAAAGAATAGAAATTAAGAATGCCTCTGGTTTTATTAGACCACAAAGAAGAAGATAG